In Candidatus Binatia bacterium, the following proteins share a genomic window:
- a CDS encoding potassium-transporting ATPase subunit C: protein MIDVTYILVILGFFLVTIGYAKARSLDIDTVTRMIDEYTQGPDLGVLGDPGVNVLRLNLALDRAAR from the coding sequence ATGATCGACGTGACCTACATTCTTGTGATCCTGGGCTTCTTCCTCGTCACCATCGGCTACGCCAAGGCCAGGAGCCTCGACATCGACACCGTGACCCGTATGATCGATGAGTACACGCAGGGACCGGACCTCGGCGTACTGGGCGATCCGGGCGTCAATGTACTGAGGCTCAATCTCGCCCTGGATCGAGCCGCGCGCTGA
- the kdpA gene encoding potassium-transporting ATPase subunit KdpA: MQTEILAVILTVVLLVGTSVPLGRYMAAVFSGEKTVLDPVFVPIERLVLRLAAVDPDEAQDWKQYSKSLVVSNIFMWLACFAIVTLQGLLWLNPDGITTMEPTLAFNTVSSFVTNTNLQHYSGETGLSYFSQMFEATFLQFVTAATGLGALAAIVRALGANRMTSIGNFYVDMTRAAVRIFLPLALVVAVLVAWQGTPQTFEGAAKATTVEGAEQSIARGPVAAMVAIKQLGTNGGGFFGPNSAHPYENPTPATNLVETWSILLIPMAAVWMLGEMVRRRRLAVVIFLTMFAMYAPMVAFGVKQELGGNPEISAMGVDQSTGSMEGKELRFGAGLSGLWAVSTTVTSNGSVNSMHDSMTPLGGLMPMVGMWLNNIYGGVGVGFINMLIFIIVTVFICGMMIGRTPEFLGKKVEGKEMKLASIALLLHPLLILAGTSIACYVWATTTDPNTALGWLKNPGSHGFSEMLYEFSSAAANNGSGFEGLGDNTPFWNISCGIVMLLGRYIPIIAPLALAASLGAKPATPEGAGSLGADTATFGIALWSVVLVLGLLMFMPVAVLGPIAEYLTLH, from the coding sequence ATGCAAACCGAGATTCTCGCCGTTATCCTGACGGTAGTCCTCCTGGTCGGCACGAGCGTTCCGCTCGGACGCTACATGGCGGCGGTGTTCAGCGGGGAAAAGACGGTGCTCGACCCGGTATTCGTACCGATCGAGCGGCTCGTGCTGCGTCTGGCCGCCGTCGACCCCGACGAAGCGCAGGACTGGAAGCAGTACTCGAAGTCCCTGGTCGTCTCGAACATCTTCATGTGGCTCGCCTGCTTCGCGATCGTGACGCTGCAGGGCCTCTTGTGGCTGAACCCGGACGGCATCACCACGATGGAGCCGACGCTCGCTTTCAACACGGTCTCGAGCTTCGTGACCAATACCAACCTGCAGCACTACAGCGGCGAAACCGGTCTCTCGTACTTCTCGCAGATGTTCGAGGCGACGTTCCTGCAGTTCGTCACGGCAGCAACCGGCCTTGGTGCGCTCGCAGCGATCGTCCGCGCGCTCGGTGCGAACCGGATGACGTCCATCGGCAATTTCTACGTCGACATGACACGGGCCGCGGTGCGCATCTTCCTGCCGCTGGCTCTCGTCGTGGCGGTACTGGTCGCCTGGCAGGGGACACCGCAGACCTTCGAAGGGGCGGCCAAGGCGACGACAGTCGAGGGTGCCGAGCAGTCGATCGCTCGCGGCCCGGTCGCGGCGATGGTCGCGATCAAGCAGCTCGGCACGAACGGCGGCGGCTTTTTCGGGCCCAACTCCGCGCATCCGTACGAGAATCCCACTCCGGCCACGAATCTCGTCGAGACCTGGTCGATCCTGCTGATCCCGATGGCCGCCGTCTGGATGCTCGGCGAGATGGTCCGCCGCCGTCGCCTGGCCGTCGTCATCTTCCTCACCATGTTCGCGATGTACGCGCCGATGGTCGCATTCGGCGTGAAGCAGGAGCTCGGCGGCAACCCCGAGATCAGCGCGATGGGTGTAGACCAGTCCACCGGCTCGATGGAAGGCAAGGAGCTGCGCTTCGGCGCAGGTCTCTCGGGCCTGTGGGCCGTCAGCACGACGGTGACTTCCAACGGCTCGGTCAACAGCATGCACGACTCGATGACGCCGCTCGGCGGGCTGATGCCGATGGTCGGCATGTGGCTCAACAACATCTACGGCGGCGTCGGAGTCGGGTTCATCAACATGCTGATCTTCATCATCGTCACCGTGTTCATCTGCGGGATGATGATCGGACGAACGCCGGAGTTCCTCGGCAAGAAGGTCGAGGGCAAGGAGATGAAGCTCGCGAGCATCGCACTTCTCCTGCATCCGCTGCTGATCCTGGCCGGTACCTCGATCGCCTGCTACGTCTGGGCGACGACGACCGATCCGAACACGGCTCTGGGGTGGCTCAAGAATCCGGGATCGCACGGATTTTCGGAGATGCTCTACGAGTTCAGCTCGGCGGCGGCCAACAACGGCTCGGGCTTCGAGGGCCTCGGCGACAACACGCCGTTCTGGAACATTTCGTGCGGCATCGTGATGCTTCTCGGACGCTACATTCCGATCATCGCACCGCTCGCGCTGGCTGCTTCGCTCGGCGCCAAGCCGGCAACACCCGAGGGGGCGGGATCGCTTGGTGCCGACACCGCGACCTTCGGCATCGCGCTGTGGTCGGTCGTGCTCGTGCTCGGGCTGCTGATGTTCATGCCGGTCGCGGTGCTCGGGCCGATCGCCGAGTACCTGACCCTGCACTGA
- the kdpC gene encoding potassium-transporting ATPase subunit KdpC translates to MGTEIKRGVLYTLVTMVLFGGIYHVVVWGIATTLFPHQAEGSLIRDAKGTVIGSSLIAQKFTRPEYFQPRPSAVDYNAASTGASNYGPTNPDHLAAVRQRIDAIVAQEGVTPAQIPSEMVTTSGGGLDPEIPPTAAAIQVARIARARHVSADEVGSLVQAHTAGPLLGIFGRERVNVLELNLDLDRQLGKASQ, encoded by the coding sequence ATGGGAACCGAGATCAAACGCGGAGTCCTTTACACGCTGGTAACGATGGTCTTGTTCGGCGGTATCTACCACGTCGTGGTCTGGGGAATCGCGACCACGCTGTTTCCGCACCAGGCCGAAGGCAGCCTGATCCGCGACGCAAAAGGCACGGTCATCGGCTCGTCGCTGATCGCGCAGAAGTTCACGCGGCCCGAGTACTTCCAGCCGCGTCCGTCCGCGGTGGACTATAACGCGGCCTCGACGGGGGCGAGCAACTACGGCCCGACCAATCCCGACCACCTGGCGGCGGTCAGGCAGCGCATCGACGCGATCGTAGCGCAGGAAGGCGTGACGCCGGCGCAGATTCCGTCCGAGATGGTGACGACGAGCGGCGGCGGGCTCGACCCGGAAATTCCGCCGACCGCGGCGGCGATCCAGGTTGCACGCATCGCACGAGCCCGCCACGTGTCCGCGGACGAGGTCGGGAGCCTCGTCCAGGCGCACACCGCCGGCCCGTTGCTCGGGATCTTCGGACGCGAGCGTGTCAACGTGCTCGAACTCAACCTCGACCTCGACCGGCAGCTCGGCAAGGCCTCGCAGTAG